One segment of Desulfosudis oleivorans Hxd3 DNA contains the following:
- the ispD gene encoding 2-C-methyl-D-erythritol 4-phosphate cytidylyltransferase, translating into MNSAIIVAAGQGTRFGGNLAKQYQPLAGKPLLCHTLNAVCACKTIDTVVLVVADAERDYCRTHVLPHVTAACDIHMASGGAERQASVLNGLAAVGGGADDVVLIHDGVRPFVTCDLMNACLTGLADADGCMAAIPAADTLAAVTPDHVADRIVDRNGVWQVQTPQAFRYGVIVEAHRTAVTRGWRVTDDASLLLRLGKKVRVVTGSSGNIKITTPDDMALAQALAEVL; encoded by the coding sequence ATGAACAGCGCTATTATTGTGGCTGCCGGACAGGGCACCCGGTTCGGCGGCAATCTTGCCAAGCAGTACCAGCCGCTTGCCGGAAAGCCGCTGCTGTGCCATACCCTGAATGCGGTCTGCGCCTGCAAAACCATCGACACGGTGGTCCTGGTGGTGGCCGACGCGGAGAGGGATTACTGCAGGACGCACGTTCTTCCTCATGTTACAGCGGCATGCGATATTCACATGGCGTCGGGCGGAGCCGAGCGGCAGGCGTCGGTTTTGAACGGGCTTGCGGCAGTGGGCGGGGGCGCTGATGACGTGGTGCTGATTCATGACGGGGTCAGGCCCTTTGTCACCTGCGACCTGATGAATGCCTGCCTGACGGGCCTGGCGGACGCGGACGGCTGCATGGCCGCCATTCCAGCCGCCGATACCCTGGCCGCGGTCACGCCCGACCATGTGGCGGACCGGATCGTTGACCGCAACGGCGTATGGCAGGTCCAGACGCCCCAGGCGTTCCGGTACGGCGTCATTGTGGAGGCCCACAGGACGGCGGTAACGCGGGGGTGGCGGGTGACCGATGACGCATCCCTGCTGCTGCGGCTGGGCAAAAAGGTCCGGGTGGTAACCGGATCGTCGGGCAACATCAAGATTACCACGCCCGATGACATGGCCCTGGCCCAGGCCCTGGCCGAGGTCCTGTGA
- a CDS encoding HPr family phosphocarrier protein produces MSLPYCNISFFEKLRVYSGEYHQCFKYLATCRDPECLFTKKLYSKLIASSHLLEDFLDFHGAKNNKNWYFYRELTATVRYLSLSGYIQEHISNRLVFYDLVNTEDFEKEGAATREFLGQTILNLAPVIMAEAARLEIPVPSENYSQNDFPSVVTGDMLEFDIDDEKPDRQQRHIVKVTSEFLNIVKGFEHYGVYEKCDTEQIETLVPAKINEVEMRRFEVLVHNLQSSFDTYIIYGGLRFGDRKLKQLRSYFSIVLHLLEFTGKLLHFYERHLFGIRGTQKNLFRSVTESLSAIVDERLLLDRIINYGLYYAVHFLSDGKKLAQVILNENIERGAIEVGIPVKLGFHSRPSLLVAKIVQHYGGEVYLRVGEDRFDAGSVLDIQWAGGKIDKEKITRVVFEGDARALGDIEVLAGVNYGENSMGKGIPLPKELDYLK; encoded by the coding sequence GTGTCCCTTCCTTACTGCAACATCAGCTTTTTTGAAAAGCTGCGTGTCTATTCAGGTGAGTATCATCAATGCTTCAAGTACCTGGCTACCTGCCGGGATCCCGAATGCCTGTTCACTAAGAAGCTCTATTCCAAGCTGATCGCCTCTTCCCACCTGCTGGAAGATTTTCTCGATTTTCACGGCGCCAAGAACAATAAGAACTGGTATTTTTACCGGGAGCTGACCGCCACGGTCCGTTACCTGAGCCTGAGCGGATATATTCAGGAGCACATCTCCAACCGGCTGGTGTTTTATGATCTGGTGAACACAGAGGACTTTGAGAAAGAGGGGGCCGCCACCCGGGAGTTTCTCGGCCAGACCATTCTGAACCTGGCCCCTGTTATAATGGCCGAGGCGGCCCGGCTGGAGATTCCCGTACCGTCGGAAAATTATTCACAGAACGATTTTCCCAGCGTGGTGACCGGCGATATGCTGGAGTTTGACATTGACGATGAAAAACCGGACCGCCAGCAGCGGCACATCGTCAAGGTGACCAGCGAGTTTTTAAACATCGTCAAGGGCTTCGAACATTACGGCGTTTACGAAAAGTGCGATACGGAACAGATTGAGACCCTGGTGCCGGCCAAGATCAATGAAGTGGAGATGCGGCGGTTCGAGGTGCTGGTGCATAATCTGCAATCCTCGTTTGACACCTATATCATCTATGGCGGGCTGCGTTTCGGGGACCGGAAGCTCAAACAGCTCCGCAGCTATTTTTCCATCGTGCTCCACCTCTTGGAGTTTACCGGCAAGCTGCTTCACTTTTACGAGCGGCACCTGTTCGGCATCCGGGGCACCCAGAAAAATCTCTTCCGGTCGGTGACGGAGAGCCTGTCGGCTATTGTGGACGAAAGATTGCTGCTGGACCGGATTATCAATTATGGTCTCTATTACGCGGTTCACTTTCTGTCCGACGGGAAAAAGCTGGCCCAGGTGATTTTGAACGAGAATATCGAGCGGGGGGCCATTGAGGTGGGAATCCCGGTGAAACTGGGGTTTCACAGCCGTCCCAGCCTGCTGGTGGCCAAGATCGTCCAGCATTACGGCGGCGAGGTCTATCTGCGGGTGGGGGAGGACCGGTTCGATGCCGGCAGCGTGCTTGATATCCAGTGGGCCGGCGGTAAGATCGACAAAGAGAAGATCACCCGGGTGGTGTTTGAAGGAGATGCCCGGGCCTTGGGGGACATCGAGGTTCTGGCCGGTGTCAACTACGGTGAAAACAGCATGGGCAAGGGCATTCCATTGCCGAAAGAACTGGATTACCTCAAATAA
- a CDS encoding zinc ribbon domain-containing protein, with protein MVEITRDEMAVLVALQETESSKDRVAAVLRQVPERLARLDRARQEVEQRFQEKEARVLEKRKTYKDLEQEVKSRQDAIKKSDAKLFAIKNNKEYQAVLKEIDDLKRQSAKIEDQMLDLLFSVETEEAALMEERKDCDAEKERIAEEEAQVETERAGLEQELAELDSAAQSVRGRVPPGLMGAYQQVRKRVPTGAVLAAVENYVCQGCFMNIPPQTYNELHRSTTLKYCPFCTRIIYHNGNSQE; from the coding sequence ATGGTTGAGATAACCAGAGATGAGATGGCGGTCCTGGTGGCGCTTCAGGAAACGGAGAGCAGCAAGGACCGGGTCGCCGCGGTTTTAAGGCAAGTGCCGGAGCGACTGGCCCGGTTGGACAGGGCGCGACAGGAGGTGGAACAGCGGTTTCAGGAAAAAGAGGCCCGGGTTCTGGAAAAGCGGAAAACCTACAAGGATTTGGAGCAGGAGGTCAAAAGCCGGCAGGATGCCATTAAAAAAAGTGATGCCAAGCTTTTTGCCATCAAGAACAACAAGGAGTACCAGGCCGTGTTAAAGGAGATTGATGATCTCAAGCGGCAGTCCGCCAAAATCGAGGACCAGATGCTGGATCTGCTTTTTTCTGTGGAGACCGAGGAAGCGGCCCTGATGGAGGAGCGAAAGGACTGCGACGCGGAGAAAGAGCGTATCGCGGAAGAAGAGGCGCAGGTGGAAACGGAACGCGCCGGACTGGAGCAGGAGCTTGCCGAACTCGACAGTGCGGCACAATCGGTGCGGGGCAGGGTTCCTCCGGGGCTGATGGGCGCTTACCAGCAGGTCCGCAAGCGGGTGCCCACCGGCGCCGTTCTGGCGGCGGTGGAAAATTACGTCTGCCAGGGATGCTTCATGAATATACCGCCCCAGACCTATAACGAATTGCACCGCTCCACCACATTGAAATATTGTCCGTTTTGCACTAGAATCATTTATCATAACGGTAATTCACAGGAGTAA